A genomic region of Methanofollis fontis contains the following coding sequences:
- the carA gene encoding glutamine-hydrolyzing carbamoyl-phosphate synthase small subunit codes for MKAVLGLEDGEFVVGEGFGAEGCTSGELVFTTQMTGYMEALTDPSYAGQLLMFTFPMIGNYGVDGQNFQSPAVNALGCVTREVCAAPAKGPSIIDFFESNGLLGISGVDTRRLTIKTRTHGTMRAALIAGSDDGEEAVRMARAVPDISEKDLLSQVSCSTPYRIPGKGKRIAVIDLGIKKNIAISLRRRGADLHIFPYNTKASEIETYEPDALFITNGPGDPRSATDAIATVRHFIGELPIYGICMGNQICALALGGETYKMKFGHRGSNQPVRHMDGKIYITTQNHGFAVDGNTLPEGCKIAYTNVNDGSLEGFCDDDLNIFCVQFHPEAHGGPLDTERPIFDMMYRRIA; via the coding sequence ATGAAGGCGGTTCTCGGTCTAGAAGACGGCGAATTTGTTGTGGGAGAGGGATTCGGCGCTGAGGGGTGCACGTCCGGGGAACTGGTCTTCACCACCCAGATGACCGGATACATGGAGGCGCTGACCGACCCGAGCTATGCCGGGCAGCTCCTGATGTTCACCTTCCCCATGATCGGCAATTACGGGGTGGATGGACAGAATTTCCAGAGTCCGGCGGTCAACGCCCTCGGATGCGTCACCCGAGAGGTGTGCGCCGCCCCTGCAAAGGGCCCATCCATCATCGATTTTTTTGAGAGCAACGGGCTGCTCGGGATCAGCGGCGTGGACACCCGAAGGCTCACCATCAAGACGCGCACACACGGCACCATGCGCGCCGCGCTCATCGCCGGGAGCGACGACGGCGAAGAGGCGGTGCGGATGGCCCGTGCCGTGCCTGATATCAGCGAAAAAGACCTTCTCTCCCAGGTTTCGTGCAGCACCCCGTACCGTATTCCGGGCAAGGGAAAGCGAATTGCGGTGATCGATCTCGGGATCAAGAAGAACATCGCCATCAGCCTCCGCCGGCGCGGTGCTGACCTGCACATCTTCCCCTATAACACGAAGGCATCGGAGATCGAGACCTACGAACCCGACGCCCTGTTCATCACCAATGGCCCGGGCGACCCGCGCTCTGCCACGGACGCCATCGCGACGGTCCGCCATTTCATCGGCGAACTGCCGATATACGGCATCTGCATGGGCAACCAGATCTGCGCACTGGCCCTGGGAGGGGAGACCTACAAGATGAAGTTCGGCCACCGCGGCTCCAACCAGCCGGTCCGCCATATGGACGGGAAGATCTATATCACGACCCAGAACCACGGGTTTGCGGTGGACGGCAACACCCTGCCCGAAGGCTGCAAGATCGCCTATACGAACGTGAATGACGGGAGCCTGGAGGGGTTCTGCGACGACGACCTCAATATCTTCTGTGTCCAGTTCCATCCCGAGGCCCATGGCGGCCCGCTTGACACCGAACGACCGATTTTCGATATGATGTACAGGAGGATTGCCTGA
- a CDS encoding pyridoxamine 5'-phosphate oxidase family protein, translating into MKEIFSKAPVYPLATASKDGMPNVAPMKSVWLVDDETIWIADNFMKKSLMNMQENPYAAVYVWGPETKGCLQIKGDVEILTSGPDYEKMRAEVRAKSDKYPAKSLIRIRITEVFTCAPGEGAGDRLL; encoded by the coding sequence ATGAAGGAGATATTTTCAAAGGCTCCTGTTTACCCGCTCGCTACTGCATCGAAAGATGGAATGCCGAATGTCGCACCGATGAAGTCGGTATGGCTTGTGGACGATGAGACGATCTGGATTGCCGACAATTTCATGAAGAAGAGTCTTATGAACATGCAGGAGAACCCTTATGCGGCGGTCTATGTCTGGGGGCCGGAGACGAAGGGGTGCCTGCAGATCAAGGGGGACGTGGAGATCCTCACCTCCGGGCCTGATTACGAAAAAATGCGGGCTGAGGTGCGGGCGAAATCCGATAAATATCCGGCCAAGTCCCTGATCCGGATCCGGATCACCGAGGTCTTCACCTGTGCACCTGGCGAGGGTGCCGGCGACCGTCTGCTCTGA
- a CDS encoding argininosuccinate synthase produces the protein MGKGKVVLAYSGGLDTSICIPLLKEHYGYDEVITVVVDVGQPAQEIEEATKKGEKLADRHYTVNVQERFVSEHIFPAIRANGSYEGYPMGTALARPLIAEEIVAVAEKEGATAIAHGCTGKGNDQLRFDFIFRAHGYEVIAPIREMNLTRDWEIAYAEEHGIPVPVKKEKPWSIDENFWSRSIEGGKLEDPAYHPPEEIYAWTTSLTDAPDEPEILSIGFENGIPVSLNGKVMGGADLIRDLNRIAGRHGVGRNDMMEDRILGLKARENYEHPAATVILAAHRDLERLVLTRQELSFKAIVDERWSELAYMGLTHEPLYADLLAFIDHTQERVNGTVDCILYKGGVHITGRTSPMALYSDDLVSFDSKTLDQCDAVGVSKYFGMQARLLRQIRK, from the coding sequence ATGGGAAAAGGGAAAGTTGTTCTTGCCTATTCGGGCGGCCTTGACACCTCGATCTGCATACCCCTCCTCAAGGAGCACTATGGCTACGACGAGGTGATCACCGTCGTCGTTGATGTCGGTCAGCCGGCACAGGAGATCGAAGAGGCGACAAAGAAGGGCGAAAAACTCGCCGACCGCCACTATACCGTCAATGTCCAGGAAAGGTTCGTGAGTGAGCACATCTTCCCGGCCATCAGGGCAAACGGCAGTTATGAGGGCTACCCGATGGGCACCGCCCTCGCCCGCCCCCTGATCGCCGAAGAGATCGTCGCTGTTGCAGAGAAAGAAGGGGCAACGGCAATCGCCCATGGGTGCACCGGGAAGGGCAACGACCAGCTCAGGTTCGATTTCATCTTCAGGGCCCACGGCTATGAGGTCATCGCCCCGATCCGCGAAATGAACCTCACCCGCGACTGGGAGATCGCCTATGCCGAGGAGCACGGCATCCCGGTGCCGGTGAAGAAGGAGAAGCCCTGGTCGATCGACGAAAACTTCTGGTCGAGGAGCATCGAGGGCGGCAAACTCGAGGATCCGGCCTACCACCCCCCCGAGGAGATCTATGCATGGACCACCTCGCTCACCGACGCCCCGGACGAGCCCGAGATCCTCTCGATCGGGTTTGAGAACGGCATACCCGTCTCCCTGAACGGGAAAGTAATGGGCGGTGCCGACCTGATCCGGGACCTCAACCGCATCGCCGGGCGCCACGGCGTCGGCAGGAACGATATGATGGAGGACCGGATCCTTGGGCTCAAGGCGCGGGAGAACTACGAGCACCCGGCGGCCACCGTCATCCTTGCCGCCCACCGCGACCTTGAACGGCTGGTGCTGACCAGGCAGGAACTCTCCTTCAAGGCGATCGTCGACGAGCGCTGGTCCGAACTGGCATATATGGGCCTCACCCACGAACCCCTCTACGCCGACCTGCTGGCCTTCATCGACCACACGCAGGAACGCGTCAACGGCACGGTCGACTGCATCCTCTACAAGGGCGGCGTGCATATCACAGGACGCACGTCCCCGATGGCACTGTATTCAGACGACCTGGTCTCCTTCGATTCAAAGACCCTCGACCAGTGCGATGCGGTCGGTGTCTCGAAGTATTTCGGAATGCAGGCGCGCCTGCTCAGGCAGATCCGAAAATAA
- the carB gene encoding carbamoyl-phosphate synthase large subunit, producing the protein MPKNPAIKKALIIGSGPIQIGQAAEFDFSGSQACRALREEGVEVVLVNSNPATIQTDPEMADRIYIEPLNASIIAKIIEKEKPDGILSGMGGQTGLNMTAELAEMGALKDVAILGTPLEAIYHGEDREKFKDLMNRIGEPVPKSMILEHMDEIETALETVGLPAIIRPAYTLGGAGGGIAHTPEEMKRIVEVGLNRSRIHQVLIEESVIGWQEIEFEVMRDAVDTCIIVCGMENVDPMGVHTGESVVVAPILTLRDDEFQKLRSAAIKIIRALDVQGGCNIQFAYRDGDYRIIEVNPRVSRSSALASKATGYPIARVAAKIAIGLHLDEIMNTVTGKTPASFEPAIDYVVVKVPRWPFDKFKTADRTLTTAMKSTGEVMAIGRNLEEAFKKALRSIDTDVRTHTNPNEIRMILTSPTDERFGCLFDAIRQGMTVDEIAGMTKILPFFLEKIRHIVEIERLLKEKGTGADIREAKTFGFSGEEITELTGIPADEVTRIAGKPTYKMVDTCAAEFPANTPYLYSTWEEENEGVDGEGKKVLILGSGPIRIGQGIEFDYCTVHAVKAAREEGALVHIVNNNPETVSTDFDTSDLLFFEPMQLEDVMNILKNDEYDGVMVQFGGQNSVNLALPIEAEIQRLGLKTRVLGTSPDAMDVAEDRDRFSVLLDRLGVPSAPNSSAYSEDQAKRIAGEIGYPVLVRPSYVLGGRAMEIVHDEVELESYMKEAVRVSRQHPVLIDRFLQDAFELDVDAVSDGEEVLIGGIMEHIEEAGVHSGDSACVIPTQSLSQSVIDRVKEYTRAIALDMGVVGLINIQLAVKDDIVYVLEANPRASRTVPFVSKATGIPLAKVAAKVMMGRKLADLGYTEREITHVAVKEVLLPFNKLPGVDTVLGPEMKSTGEVMGIDYDFGRAYYKACLAADNDLPLEGSVFISVPDDQKEAIVPIARKLSEAGLVIYGTGGTAECLIGAGIDVKMVRKVQEGSPNVIDMMRRGEVSLIINTPSDKQSRQDHYQIMRVAVDYSVPYITTISAAEAAAQAIEVMKHEEITIEPLSHYHGTL; encoded by the coding sequence ATGCCGAAAAACCCGGCGATTAAGAAGGCGCTGATCATCGGTTCCGGGCCGATCCAGATCGGGCAGGCGGCCGAATTTGACTTTTCAGGCTCTCAGGCCTGCCGCGCCCTGCGCGAGGAGGGGGTCGAGGTGGTGCTCGTCAACTCCAATCCGGCCACGATCCAGACCGACCCGGAGATGGCGGATCGGATCTATATCGAACCCCTGAACGCCTCGATCATCGCAAAGATCATCGAAAAGGAAAAACCCGACGGCATCCTCTCCGGCATGGGCGGGCAGACCGGGCTGAACATGACCGCAGAACTCGCCGAAATGGGCGCCCTGAAGGACGTGGCAATCCTCGGCACGCCCCTTGAGGCGATCTACCATGGCGAGGACCGGGAGAAGTTCAAGGACCTGATGAACCGGATCGGCGAACCGGTGCCAAAGAGCATGATCCTGGAGCACATGGACGAGATCGAGACCGCCCTCGAAACTGTCGGGCTGCCGGCGATCATCCGCCCAGCCTATACCCTTGGCGGGGCAGGCGGCGGTATCGCCCACACCCCCGAGGAGATGAAACGGATCGTCGAGGTCGGCCTCAACCGCTCCCGTATTCACCAGGTGCTCATCGAAGAGAGCGTCATCGGCTGGCAGGAGATCGAGTTCGAGGTGATGCGCGACGCCGTCGATACCTGCATCATCGTCTGCGGCATGGAGAATGTGGATCCGATGGGCGTCCACACCGGCGAGAGCGTGGTGGTGGCGCCGATCCTGACCCTCAGGGATGACGAATTCCAGAAACTCCGGTCGGCGGCAATCAAGATCATCCGCGCCCTGGACGTCCAGGGCGGGTGCAATATCCAGTTTGCCTACCGGGACGGCGATTACCGGATCATCGAGGTGAACCCCCGCGTCTCCCGCTCCTCGGCGCTCGCCTCGAAGGCCACCGGCTACCCGATCGCCCGCGTGGCGGCGAAGATCGCCATCGGCCTGCATCTCGACGAGATCATGAACACGGTCACCGGCAAGACCCCGGCATCGTTTGAACCGGCCATAGACTATGTCGTGGTCAAGGTGCCGCGCTGGCCCTTTGACAAGTTCAAGACCGCCGATCGGACCCTCACGACGGCCATGAAGTCCACCGGCGAGGTGATGGCGATCGGCCGGAACCTCGAGGAGGCCTTCAAGAAGGCGCTGCGCTCCATCGACACCGACGTGCGCACGCACACCAATCCAAACGAGATCCGGATGATCCTGACCAGCCCCACAGACGAGCGCTTCGGCTGCCTCTTCGACGCCATCAGGCAGGGGATGACGGTGGACGAGATTGCCGGGATGACGAAGATCCTCCCCTTCTTCCTGGAGAAGATCCGGCACATCGTGGAGATCGAGCGCCTCCTGAAGGAAAAAGGAACCGGGGCCGATATCCGCGAGGCAAAGACCTTCGGTTTCTCGGGAGAGGAGATCACCGAACTCACCGGCATCCCGGCGGACGAGGTCACCCGCATCGCAGGCAAACCCACCTATAAGATGGTGGACACCTGTGCGGCCGAGTTCCCGGCAAATACACCCTATCTCTACTCCACCTGGGAGGAAGAGAACGAAGGGGTCGACGGAGAGGGGAAAAAGGTGCTCATCCTGGGGTCGGGCCCGATCCGGATCGGTCAGGGGATCGAGTTCGACTACTGCACCGTCCATGCCGTGAAGGCGGCGCGGGAGGAGGGTGCGCTCGTCCACATCGTCAACAACAACCCGGAGACCGTTTCCACCGATTTCGACACCTCGGACCTGCTCTTCTTCGAACCGATGCAGCTCGAGGATGTCATGAACATCCTCAAGAATGACGAATACGACGGGGTCATGGTCCAGTTCGGCGGCCAGAACTCGGTGAACCTGGCCCTCCCGATCGAGGCGGAGATCCAGCGCCTCGGGCTGAAGACGCGGGTTCTGGGCACATCCCCGGACGCCATGGACGTGGCCGAGGACCGCGATCGCTTCAGCGTGCTGCTCGACCGACTCGGCGTCCCGTCGGCGCCGAACAGTTCGGCCTACTCAGAGGATCAGGCAAAGCGGATCGCCGGAGAGATCGGATATCCGGTACTGGTCAGGCCGAGTTATGTGCTCGGCGGGCGGGCGATGGAGATCGTCCACGACGAGGTGGAGCTGGAGAGTTACATGAAGGAGGCGGTCAGGGTCTCCCGCCAGCACCCGGTGCTCATCGACCGGTTCCTGCAGGACGCCTTTGAACTCGATGTGGACGCCGTCAGCGACGGGGAGGAGGTGCTGATCGGCGGGATCATGGAGCACATCGAGGAGGCGGGCGTGCATTCGGGCGATTCCGCCTGCGTCATCCCGACCCAGTCACTCTCGCAGTCGGTGATCGACCGCGTGAAGGAGTATACCCGCGCCATCGCCCTCGATATGGGTGTCGTCGGGCTGATCAACATCCAGCTCGCCGTCAAGGACGATATCGTCTATGTGCTCGAGGCCAACCCGCGGGCGAGCAGGACGGTCCCCTTCGTCTCAAAGGCCACCGGAATACCGCTGGCAAAGGTGGCCGCAAAGGTCATGATGGGCCGTAAACTTGCCGACCTCGGATATACCGAGCGCGAGATCACGCATGTCGCCGTCAAGGAGGTGCTCCTGCCCTTCAACAAACTGCCGGGCGTCGACACCGTCCTGGGCCCGGAGATGAAGTCCACCGGCGAGGTGATGGGCATCGATTACGACTTCGGGCGCGCCTACTACAAGGCATGCCTGGCGGCGGACAACGACCTCCCGCTGGAGGGGAGCGTGTTCATATCGGTGCCGGACGATCAGAAGGAGGCGATCGTTCCGATCGCCCGGAAACTGAGCGAGGCGGGGCTGGTCATCTACGGCACCGGCGGCACGGCCGAGTGTCTCATCGGGGCCGGGATCGACGTGAAGATGGTGCGGAAGGTCCAGGAGGGATCGCCCAATGTGATCGACATGATGCGGCGTGGCGAGGTCAGCCTGATCATCAACACTCCCTCGGACAAGCAGTCCAGGCAGGACCATTACCAGATCATGCGGGTGGCAGTGGACTACTCGGTGCCCTATATCACCACCATCTCGGCGGCCGAGGCGGCGGCACAGGCGATCGAGGTGATGAAGCACGAGGAGATCACCATCGAACCCCTCAGCCATTATCACGGCACGCTGTAA
- a CDS encoding pyridoxamine 5'-phosphate oxidase family protein produces the protein MVRLTDEMKAAFAAVRTFPVATASKEGEPNVVPIGFCMLMDDETIWIADNFMKKTLANLKENPRVGIYIWGPETKGCYQIKGDVVIVNEGEDFQKMREIVLSKMSKAPAKNLIVVTITEAYSCTPGPGAGDRIPLLGQ, from the coding sequence ATGGTCAGACTAACAGATGAGATGAAGGCCGCCTTTGCGGCGGTAAGGACATTTCCGGTGGCGACAGCGTCAAAGGAGGGCGAACCCAATGTCGTCCCGATCGGGTTCTGCATGCTGATGGACGATGAGACGATCTGGATCGCCGACAATTTCATGAAAAAAACGCTTGCCAACCTGAAGGAAAACCCCAGGGTCGGGATCTATATCTGGGGGCCAGAGACGAAGGGGTGCTACCAGATCAAGGGCGACGTCGTCATCGTGAACGAGGGCGAGGATTTCCAGAAGATGCGGGAGATCGTGCTCTCGAAGATGTCGAAGGCGCCGGCGAAGAACCTGATCGTGGTGACGATCACCGAGGCTTATTCCTGCACCCCGGGACCGGGCGCCGGTGACCGCATCCCCCTGCTGGGGCAGTAA
- a CDS encoding carbonic anhydrase, whose amino-acid sequence MIEKFLEGNKSFIEGDFSENRDYYRELASGQKPTVLWIGCSDSRAAPERITGAKSGEIFVHRNIGNIVRVGDWNFATILEYAIKHLKVDDIVICGHSDCGAIKALASDAESDEAYIPLWLSNANQARAELEKTEQKPADPEAQKVWRRKLEEENVKLQIANLRTYPIVREAENAGRVAVHGLYFDLDTGELEKIA is encoded by the coding sequence ATGATCGAGAAATTTCTTGAGGGCAACAAATCCTTTATCGAAGGCGATTTTTCTGAGAACCGGGATTATTATCGTGAACTGGCATCTGGCCAGAAACCGACGGTCCTCTGGATAGGATGCTCGGATTCCCGTGCGGCTCCCGAGCGCATCACCGGTGCGAAGTCGGGCGAGATCTTTGTCCACCGAAACATCGGCAACATCGTCAGGGTGGGTGACTGGAATTTCGCCACCATCCTTGAATACGCCATAAAGCACCTGAAAGTGGACGACATCGTCATCTGCGGCCATTCCGATTGCGGGGCAATCAAGGCCCTTGCATCAGACGCCGAATCCGATGAGGCCTACATCCCGCTCTGGCTCTCGAACGCCAATCAGGCCAGGGCAGAACTCGAGAAAACAGAGCAGAAACCTGCTGATCCGGAAGCCCAGAAGGTATGGCGCCGCAAACTCGAGGAGGAGAATGTCAAACTCCAGATCGCAAATCTGCGGACCTACCCGATTGTCAGGGAAGCGGAAAATGCCGGTCGGGTGGCGGTCCACGGGCTCTACTTCGACCTTGACACTGGAGAACTGGAAAAAATTGCTTAA
- a CDS encoding PAS domain S-box protein: MFGILASTTQGSSSDPGQSLYRHLIDLTYDWEYLRREDGTFIYVSPSCERITGYSPDDFLKDAGLLQRIIVAEDRDAFLRYEQGVRDGDETTTLEIRIRTRDGSIRWIGHLTVRAEIEGIGSVYRSSNRDSTAEVRERDTNLERERTFHAIIDATYDWEYLQDEEGRFIYVSPSCERITGYRPEDFIRDPGLFERIIDPDDLPRVRRYCAAVKEQTTGPENADTIEFRIRTRKGEKRWIGHISLRVYMLDGRFLGIRSSNRDMTSDIIERDTKLRDIAALQKKAELLNKTFMSGNPLPMAVVDRDRNIVDFNPAFEDLFDCHPSSDLNAPLEEMPLKRISGDDLLEVYRSGEKSKGEFVLLEGEHAVKSIILDAIPFHDQKDLLDIALYVFRDVTENRKKMAEIERLQKTTETILKEHPIPMIVLAPTFDVIGYNTAFQDLSGYSKTELDGFNFRSFQMLKKDGESIRTAVAERRRISGEITLGLPKGVRDLEYYCIPLLREDGEIESILTVYRDITDEHRQEREIREMITAAEETARVLNQSTTELGKAILCLSAGDLTARSAMADDDPLLVVKDNYNSSVGAIRTLVEEAGEAIIDLEEHVSASAGNIQEISATLQTVAENSRSTADDTANLMNVIDEVHHEISTMLSSIQQIASTARSVRDIADETTDIGEKATTLGNETARQMASVETISRETMGEITRLNDEVKEIGAITSLINDITAQTKLLALNAAIEAARAGEHGRGFAVVAAEVKNLAEEAKGATTQIDDLIERIRSDSQRTAEKMQITYTEVHDGIQRVQDMIAFLGTITNKAVETAEGVGQIAGETDAQAHITNRVVCSVETATSMTRRTQAIVRENADLIDDVSSSAGAVADGAQEMAALTADLMEKMDRFTVVPSENR, translated from the coding sequence ATGTTCGGCATTCTCGCATCAACCACGCAGGGGTCATCGTCTGATCCCGGACAATCGCTCTATCGGCACCTCATCGACCTCACCTACGACTGGGAATACCTCCGCAGGGAAGATGGAACCTTCATCTATGTCTCCCCATCCTGCGAACGAATTACCGGATATTCTCCTGACGATTTTCTCAAGGACGCCGGACTCCTCCAGCGTATCATCGTTGCCGAAGATCGGGACGCCTTTCTGCGATATGAACAGGGAGTCAGAGACGGAGACGAAACAACGACCCTCGAGATACGGATCCGCACCAGAGACGGGAGCATACGATGGATCGGTCATCTCACCGTCAGGGCGGAGATCGAGGGCATCGGAAGCGTCTATCGCAGCAGCAACAGGGACAGCACCGCCGAGGTCAGGGAACGGGACACAAACCTCGAACGTGAACGTACGTTCCATGCGATCATCGACGCCACGTATGACTGGGAATATCTTCAGGACGAGGAGGGGCGTTTCATCTATGTCTCCCCTTCCTGTGAACGGATCACCGGATATCGCCCGGAAGATTTTATTCGTGACCCGGGACTCTTTGAGCGGATCATCGACCCGGACGATCTTCCCCGCGTCCGCAGATATTGTGCGGCGGTGAAGGAGCAGACAACGGGCCCTGAGAATGCGGATACGATCGAGTTCAGGATCCGCACCAGGAAGGGGGAGAAACGCTGGATCGGACATATCAGCCTCAGGGTTTACATGCTGGACGGGAGGTTTCTCGGGATCAGATCGAGCAACCGCGACATGACCTCAGACATCATCGAGCGCGACACGAAACTCAGGGATATCGCCGCACTTCAGAAAAAGGCAGAACTCCTGAATAAAACCTTCATGAGCGGCAATCCCCTCCCCATGGCGGTTGTCGACAGAGACCGGAACATCGTCGATTTCAATCCGGCATTTGAGGATCTGTTTGACTGCCACCCCTCATCAGACCTGAATGCCCCCCTGGAAGAGATGCCCCTGAAGAGGATCTCAGGCGACGATCTGCTGGAGGTGTACCGCTCCGGGGAAAAATCGAAAGGTGAATTCGTGCTGCTGGAGGGGGAACATGCCGTTAAAAGCATCATCCTCGATGCGATACCATTCCATGACCAGAAGGATTTGCTCGATATCGCCCTCTATGTCTTCAGGGACGTGACCGAGAACAGGAAGAAGATGGCAGAGATCGAGCGACTGCAAAAGACAACCGAGACGATCCTGAAGGAGCATCCGATACCGATGATCGTGCTTGCGCCGACGTTCGATGTCATTGGTTACAATACGGCGTTCCAGGACCTCTCTGGATATTCGAAAACCGAGCTTGACGGGTTTAACTTTCGCTCGTTCCAGATGCTGAAAAAAGACGGCGAATCAATCAGGACCGCCGTCGCAGAACGGAGACGAATATCAGGCGAGATCACACTGGGACTCCCGAAGGGAGTACGGGACCTGGAGTATTACTGCATCCCGCTTCTCCGTGAAGACGGGGAGATCGAATCGATTCTCACGGTCTACCGGGACATCACCGATGAGCACAGGCAGGAGAGGGAGATCAGGGAGATGATAACGGCGGCAGAAGAAACGGCACGGGTGCTCAACCAGAGCACCACCGAACTTGGAAAAGCAATTCTGTGCCTGTCTGCCGGGGACCTGACTGCCCGGTCCGCAATGGCAGACGACGACCCCCTCCTTGTGGTGAAGGACAACTACAATTCATCGGTGGGAGCGATCCGGACGCTTGTGGAAGAGGCGGGAGAAGCGATCATCGACCTCGAAGAACATGTTTCGGCATCGGCGGGCAACATCCAGGAGATCAGCGCCACCCTTCAGACCGTGGCGGAGAACAGCAGGTCCACGGCTGATGACACCGCCAATCTGATGAATGTGATCGATGAGGTCCACCATGAGATCTCCACGATGCTCTCTTCTATCCAGCAGATCGCCTCGACAGCCCGGAGTGTGAGGGATATTGCCGATGAGACGACGGACATAGGAGAAAAGGCAACGACGCTCGGCAACGAGACTGCCAGGCAGATGGCATCGGTGGAGACGATATCAAGAGAGACGATGGGGGAGATCACCAGACTGAACGATGAGGTGAAAGAGATAGGGGCCATTACGAGTCTGATCAACGATATTACGGCGCAGACAAAACTTCTTGCCCTGAACGCCGCAATTGAAGCGGCACGGGCTGGAGAACATGGCCGCGGCTTTGCTGTCGTCGCTGCCGAGGTCAAAAACCTTGCCGAAGAGGCGAAGGGGGCGACGACCCAGATCGACGACCTGATTGAGCGGATCCGGAGCGACAGTCAGAGAACAGCAGAAAAGATGCAGATCACCTATACCGAGGTGCACGATGGGATCCAGAGGGTACAGGATATGATCGCGTTTCTGGGGACGATAACGAACAAAGCGGTGGAGACGGCAGAGGGCGTCGGGCAGATCGCAGGAGAGACAGATGCACAGGCGCATATCACCAACCGGGTCGTCTGCTCAGTGGAAACAGCCACCTCAATGACCCGCAGAACGCAGGCAATTGTGCGGGAAAATGCGGACCTGATCGATGACGTCAGCAGCTCGGCCGGCGCCGTCGCCGACGGGGCTCAGGAGATGGCCGCACTGACTGCAGATCTCATGGAAAAGATGGACCGGTTCACCGTGGTCCCGTCTGAGAACAGATAG
- a CDS encoding flavodoxin family protein, translating to MHGAWTVRSTEIEVEGEPGELLLLYEDYTDVCPGLARYSVEFRRGDERLYTYSTNTREYPPGSPQTAEGVAFTLFHRLSRELPEHPDRFLPFPPEPPGRPWPKEEAGALIIQGSPRVHGNTATVAAWAADACSKAGLATRILHPSELRIAPCTACFRCFNSGRCVIDDDMEEAGRAVWGALWVIVCTPVFAGSVPSALKALIDRSLALRARLLLSGTGRSARGIICPVTDGGATDRYSCVEREVRTFFERLQVGYVGTLPVSGGGGGGDLRADPDLGREVEEGIAALFGVLPDKP from the coding sequence ATGCACGGTGCATGGACCGTACGCTCGACCGAGATCGAGGTGGAAGGGGAGCCCGGTGAGCTGCTCCTGCTCTACGAGGATTATACCGATGTCTGCCCCGGTCTGGCGCGCTATAGCGTCGAGTTCAGGAGGGGGGATGAGAGGCTCTATACCTATTCCACCAACACCCGCGAATATCCGCCCGGCAGCCCGCAGACGGCCGAGGGTGTGGCGTTTACGCTCTTCCACCGCCTGAGTCGGGAGCTCCCTGAGCACCCTGATCGGTTTCTCCCCTTTCCGCCCGAACCCCCGGGACGGCCCTGGCCGAAGGAGGAGGCAGGGGCGCTCATCATCCAGGGGAGTCCTCGAGTCCATGGTAATACGGCCACCGTTGCTGCCTGGGCGGCTGACGCCTGTTCAAAGGCCGGGCTGGCCACCCGGATCCTCCATCCATCCGAACTGCGGATCGCTCCGTGCACGGCATGTTTTCGGTGTTTTAACAGCGGCAGATGCGTGATCGACGATGATATGGAGGAGGCGGGTCGTGCAGTGTGGGGGGCGCTGTGGGTGATCGTCTGCACACCGGTATTCGCCGGCAGCGTCCCATCAGCCCTCAAGGCCCTCATCGACCGCTCGCTTGCGCTCCGTGCCCGACTCCTCCTCTCCGGCACGGGCCGAAGCGCACGGGGAATCATCTGCCCGGTCACCGATGGGGGTGCGACCGACCGGTATTCCTGCGTTGAGCGCGAGGTGAGGACGTTCTTCGAGCGTCTGCAGGTCGGGTATGTGGGCACCCTGCCGGTGAGCGGCGGCGGGGGTGGGGGTGATCTCCGTGCCGATCCTGATCTCGGGCGGGAGGTGGAGGAAGGGATTGCCGCCCTCTTCGGAGTGCTCCCTGACAAACCCTGA